One genomic region from Streptomyces sp. Li-HN-5-11 encodes:
- a CDS encoding dual specificity protein phosphatase family protein yields MRTRRKQPDVPAPDSPWSEIVPRLWMGGHEFAGHTGRLEFAVVRDEFDLVQTLLRLPGHGPDPGVEHQVWPIPDGPLDGTQLAGVMRLAQAACEALDAGRRVLVRCYHGYNRSGLVVAHALVRRGRSAEEAIRLIRARRSPWALHNELFVDYLRAGLPTARLLEELAE; encoded by the coding sequence TTGCGGACCCGCAGGAAGCAGCCCGACGTACCGGCCCCGGACAGCCCGTGGAGCGAGATCGTGCCCCGCCTGTGGATGGGCGGCCACGAGTTCGCCGGGCACACGGGGCGGCTGGAGTTCGCCGTCGTGCGGGACGAGTTCGATCTCGTGCAGACGCTGCTCAGACTGCCCGGGCACGGGCCCGACCCCGGTGTCGAGCACCAGGTGTGGCCGATCCCCGACGGGCCGCTGGACGGGACGCAGCTCGCGGGCGTGATGCGGCTGGCCCAGGCAGCCTGCGAGGCGCTGGACGCGGGCCGCCGCGTGCTCGTCCGCTGCTACCACGGGTACAACCGTTCGGGTCTGGTCGTCGCGCACGCCCTGGTCCGCCGGGGACGCTCCGCCGAGGAGGCGATCCGGCTGATCCGGGCCCGCCGCTCCCCCTGGGCGCTGCACAACGAGCTGTTCGTCGACTACCTGCGAGCGGGACTGCCGACGGCCCGGCTGCTGGAGGAACTGGCCGAGTAA
- a CDS encoding nuclease-related domain-containing protein codes for MSGPSRQPGRLGPDRLRVIPTWRHGQERLYVCHPDGRNVAWYDREAARVHLLSEDEREDVLQALGPFLTGPVAVGPPPVPTPADLARLSLHPDDDLAPNRPGEALLVALDREPAPVHRLRPDPRRRALTAEQTVGDALDRLDGAGWHTLHSIPLPGGDRIHHLAIGPGGLFAVHALYARKQRVQVADPMVTLGRHEAQPLLRRVRSDADRASYALTAEVHPLLALAGPADLRVTAPPRGVRILQDTDLEGLTRMGGVLKPADVEALHAMARDRATWGRV; via the coding sequence ATGAGCGGACCAAGCCGACAGCCCGGCCGACTCGGCCCGGACCGCCTTCGCGTCATACCGACCTGGCGCCACGGACAGGAACGGCTGTACGTCTGCCACCCGGACGGGCGGAACGTCGCCTGGTACGACCGCGAGGCGGCCCGCGTCCACCTGCTCAGCGAGGACGAGCGGGAAGACGTACTGCAGGCCCTGGGCCCCTTCCTGACCGGCCCCGTCGCGGTGGGCCCGCCGCCCGTGCCGACCCCCGCCGACCTGGCGCGGCTCAGCCTCCACCCGGACGACGACCTGGCGCCGAACCGGCCCGGCGAGGCCCTGCTGGTCGCCCTCGACCGCGAACCGGCCCCCGTCCACCGTCTCCGCCCGGACCCGCGCCGCCGCGCGCTCACCGCCGAGCAGACGGTCGGGGACGCGCTCGACCGCCTGGACGGCGCCGGCTGGCACACCCTGCACTCGATCCCGCTGCCCGGCGGGGACCGCATCCACCACCTGGCGATCGGCCCGGGCGGCCTGTTCGCCGTCCACGCGCTGTACGCCCGCAAGCAGCGCGTCCAGGTCGCCGACCCCATGGTCACGCTGGGCCGCCACGAGGCACAGCCGCTGCTCCGCCGCGTCCGCTCCGACGCCGACCGCGCCTCCTACGCCCTGACGGCCGAGGTCCACCCCCTGCTGGCCCTGGCCGGCCCGGCCGACCTCCGCGTGACCGCCCCGCCGAGGGGAGTCCGCATCCTGCAGGACACGGACCTGGAGGGCCTGACCCGCATGGGCGGCGTACTGAAGCCGGCGGACGTGGAGGCCCTGCACGCGATGGCCCGGGACCGGGCGACGTGGGGGAGGGTGTAA